TTTACATTGTTGGTTTTGGCTTTGAATGGACAGATTTGATAATCAATATTGGCTTAACCGTACTGATTGGCGTGTTAAACAAGCCAAAGTTTCGCCATATCATCTCGTACCTGCTGTATGGATATGTGGCGCTTCATATCGATCAATCCTCTGGCCTGACCATGCTTCATTTCGAGGTGTTTATCCTGCTTGGGATGATGCTTTTGTTTAATGACTGGCTAATGGTTCTGAATAATCTGATTGCTGCTGCCATTCATCACTTGCTGTTTTTCTGGCTGCAGAATAATGGCTTCCCTGTTTATATTTTTGAGCCCGACGCACCGTTTATGATGGTGATTGAGCATTGTCTTTTTGCTACTCTTCAAGCCTCTGTATCTATGTACGGCTGCTATACACGAAGCCTGAGTATCAAACGCCTTGATTACGTTGAGGAAAAAATAAAAGAAATCGTACAAAAAGATAACCTCAACTTAAAAGTCACACTTCGGTCAGACGATGATTTTTGTCGAAAATTCAACCTGATAATCGAGAAGTTTCAAGAGACTACCGCACTCAACAAACAAACTATCAGTGATCTGCAATCGCTGACACATAACTTCATTGCTACGACCCACAGTATCAGTGATGAGATACAAGAGAATCTCGCGCACACGCATCAAATGGCCAAAATGATGGATACCATAAATACGGCGGTTGCGCAGGTCGACACTAATAGTAATCAGTGCAATGAAAATATTACGCTATCAACCAAGATGAATCATGAGATGTCGGATATTTCATCCGATACCGTCAATGCAGCGTCCCACCTGGCAGAAAAAATTGCCGATACTGGGCAAAATATTACCCGGGTTGCGGCAGACATCAGTAACATCCATAGCATTCTGCAAACGATTAACGATATTTCAGAACAAACCAATCTTTTGGCGCTGAATGCTTCTATTGAAGCTGCGCGTGCCGGAGAAGCAGGAAGAGGATTTGCGGTGGTCGCCGATGAGGTGAGGAACCTGTCACTAAGAACCAATACCAGCGTCGAACAAATTGGCAAGACGCTGACGGCACTTGATAAAAACATTAAGTCATCGACTGAGAGTATGCAAAGTGTCGAAGACTATTCCGCCGCACTTCAAGCACAAGCGGAGAAAATCCATACCATTGTCGCCGAAAATAACGCTAATATGGGTGAGACTGCGGCGATGATGAACGAAATCACAACCGCCCTTTCCCAGCAAAGTTTA
This Vibrio ostreae DNA region includes the following protein-coding sequences:
- a CDS encoding methyl-accepting chemotaxis protein, producing MSISLKKELRFEQKTFVITAPFFLLTFVYIVGFGFEWTDLIINIGLTVLIGVLNKPKFRHIISYLLYGYVALHIDQSSGLTMLHFEVFILLGMMLLFNDWLMVLNNLIAAAIHHLLFFWLQNNGFPVYIFEPDAPFMMVIEHCLFATLQASVSMYGCYTRSLSIKRLDYVEEKIKEIVQKDNLNLKVTLRSDDDFCRKFNLIIEKFQETTALNKQTISDLQSLTHNFIATTHSISDEIQENLAHTHQMAKMMDTINTAVAQVDTNSNQCNENITLSTKMNHEMSDISSDTVNAASHLAEKIADTGQNITRVAADISNIHSILQTINDISEQTNLLALNASIEAARAGEAGRGFAVVADEVRNLSLRTNTSVEQIGKTLTALDKNIKSSTESMQSVEDYSAALQAQAEKIHTIVAENNANMGETAAMMNEITTALSQQSLSIENAHMNMAKVGQSAEKMALSAKQQQDATNKLQVSTQTLGELSRQFVI